From Lujinxingia vulgaris, a single genomic window includes:
- a CDS encoding NAD(P)H-dependent flavin oxidoreductase — MALPAIFKNNRLPVVAAPMFLVSGDELTIATCKAGITGTFPALNQRTTEGFEEWVVKITDELNAFREANPDAPCGHFGVNLIVHRSNPRLQADLEVVVKHKVPLVITSLGAVSEVVDAVHSYGGVVFHDITNRRHAEKAAEAGVDGVILVAGGAGGHAGTLNPFALMAEIRTFFKGTILLAGAISSGSDVVAARAMGADLAYMGTRFIATKESNAQPEYKQMICEARAEDIVHTPAVSGVPASFMQQSLAANGYDLEKLRDPAAVDFGKKLTVNDEAKAWKTVWSAGHGVSAIADVPTVAELVDRLEDEYRQTLKRLNADPG, encoded by the coding sequence ATGGCCCTCCCCGCGATCTTTAAAAATAACCGTCTGCCGGTGGTCGCCGCGCCCATGTTTCTGGTCTCCGGTGATGAGCTCACCATCGCCACCTGCAAAGCCGGCATCACCGGCACCTTTCCCGCGCTCAACCAGCGCACCACCGAGGGCTTTGAGGAGTGGGTGGTGAAGATCACCGACGAGCTCAACGCGTTTCGCGAGGCCAACCCCGACGCCCCCTGCGGCCATTTTGGCGTGAACCTGATCGTGCACCGCTCCAACCCGCGCCTGCAGGCCGACCTGGAGGTCGTGGTCAAGCATAAGGTGCCGCTGGTCATCACCTCGCTCGGCGCGGTCAGCGAGGTCGTCGACGCGGTGCACAGCTACGGCGGGGTGGTCTTCCACGACATCACCAACCGTCGCCACGCCGAGAAGGCCGCCGAGGCGGGCGTCGACGGGGTGATCCTGGTCGCCGGCGGTGCCGGCGGCCACGCCGGCACTCTCAACCCTTTTGCGCTGATGGCCGAGATCCGCACCTTCTTTAAAGGTACGATCCTGCTGGCCGGCGCCATCTCCAGCGGCAGCGATGTGGTCGCCGCTCGCGCCATGGGCGCCGATCTGGCGTACATGGGCACCCGCTTCATCGCCACCAAAGAGAGCAACGCCCAGCCCGAATACAAGCAGATGATCTGCGAGGCCCGCGCCGAAGACATTGTGCACACCCCGGCGGTCAGCGGGGTGCCGGCGAGTTTTATGCAGCAGAGCCTTGCGGCAAATGGTTATGATCTCGAGAAGTTGCGGGACCCGGCCGCGGTGGATTTTGGCAAAAAACTCACCGTCAACGATGAGGCCAAAGCCTGGAAGACGGTCTGGTCGGCCGGCCACGGCGTCAGCGCCATCGCCGATGTGCCCACCGTCGCCGAGCTCGTCGATCGCCTGGAAGACGAGTACCGCCAGACGCTCAAGCGCCTGAACGCCGATCCGGGATAA
- a CDS encoding toxin-antitoxin system YwqK family antitoxin: MKHSPLRLSIFVITLIAAWSFAGGPTLPEASAQSNARSAPAPERRTTRTTTTTRSERRVRNVRPNPDARRGRNDRRGRDERRGDRYRGDRHHDHRGWGHGHRHDYRPPHHARHRNRHYRTRYETYRGPRRSRIHRRYHHYPRPVVEHHHHTEVVIVEVDRFSNTELSCPARTHRVATRDEQYCATTRGTRHGPYMRVHPNGQIAEEGEYLNGTRVGLWTQWHTNGEPASEGEYYEGSRVGAWIRWTRNGLEASVVNY; the protein is encoded by the coding sequence ATGAAGCACTCCCCGTTGCGACTCTCCATCTTCGTGATCACGCTGATCGCCGCCTGGTCTTTTGCCGGCGGCCCGACGCTGCCGGAGGCCAGCGCGCAGTCCAACGCCCGCAGCGCGCCGGCGCCCGAGCGACGGACCACGCGCACCACCACCACGACCCGCTCCGAGCGTCGGGTGCGCAACGTGCGCCCCAACCCCGACGCGCGCCGCGGGCGCAACGACCGCCGCGGACGCGACGAGCGGCGAGGCGATCGCTACCGCGGCGACCGCCACCACGACCATCGCGGCTGGGGTCACGGTCATCGCCATGACTACCGCCCGCCCCACCACGCGCGGCATCGCAACCGCCACTACCGCACGCGCTATGAGACCTACCGTGGCCCGCGCCGCTCGCGCATTCACCGCCGCTACCACCACTACCCGCGTCCGGTGGTCGAGCATCACCACCACACCGAGGTGGTGATCGTGGAGGTCGACCGCTTCTCCAACACCGAGCTCAGCTGCCCGGCGCGCACCCACCGTGTGGCCACCCGCGACGAGCAGTACTGCGCCACCACGCGTGGCACGCGCCACGGCCCCTACATGCGCGTGCACCCCAACGGCCAGATCGCCGAGGAAGGTGAGTACCTCAACGGCACCCGCGTGGGTCTGTGGACCCAGTGGCATACCAATGGTGAGCCGGCCAGCGAGGGCGAGTACTACGAGGGCTCGCGTGTGGGTGCCTGGATCCGCTGGACCCGCAACGGCCTGGAAGCCAGCGTCGTAAATTACTGA
- a CDS encoding GtrA family protein, whose product MTIEPLDISTELELAQPASERWRARGARLLTFGVVGLSGVGVNLLVFKLFFHLLVPATLSEDLRFVLANLAGVIVSIFTNFVLNDRFTWGDRVKGDRRDWYRRLTRYYVAASGAGAVQMITAWASLPLWVMLGWQIAGYKLAPTLGVLTGIGCGMALNFLASHFWAFRDADTPS is encoded by the coding sequence ATGACGATCGAACCCCTCGACATCTCCACCGAACTTGAGCTGGCTCAACCGGCCTCGGAGCGATGGCGCGCGCGTGGCGCGCGGCTGCTCACCTTTGGGGTCGTGGGCTTGAGCGGGGTCGGCGTCAACCTGTTGGTCTTCAAGCTCTTTTTTCACCTGCTGGTTCCGGCCACGCTCAGCGAGGATCTGCGCTTTGTGCTGGCGAACCTGGCCGGCGTGATCGTGAGCATCTTCACGAACTTTGTGCTCAACGACCGCTTCACCTGGGGTGATCGCGTCAAAGGCGACCGCCGCGACTGGTACCGCCGCCTGACCCGCTATTACGTGGCGGCCTCCGGGGCGGGCGCGGTGCAGATGATCACGGCCTGGGCCAGCCTGCCTTTGTGGGTGATGCTGGGCTGGCAGATCGCCGGCTACAAGCTCGCGCCCACCCTGGGTGTGCTCACCGGCATCGGGTGCGGGATGGCCCTGAACTTCTTAGCCAGTCACTTCTGGGCGTTTCGCGACGCAGACACGCCGAGCTAA
- a CDS encoding GNAT family N-acetyltransferase, whose translation MATHPANEAPLSAPVELQNRHRRALTRLYDTRVEANLFQLCWLESHGVEAHARGQFTFWGLFDAERELQAAALDLAGRLVMVEAHDPSRCSEFGAFFLRRGTYFQHIVSRRACAEAFWRTYSAESSVQARLIQHQQLYVLTPAELAGGGEPSGLRRARQDELEAIFLASARMHREETLEDPLERDPEGFRRHVRYRIENGRTFSWFDDRRLLFKADISTRGSLGAQISGVYTDPLHRNQGIATRAMRDLCALLFAQGLPRITLYVNESNEAACRVYRRVGFRYCEPYQTVFIAD comes from the coding sequence ATGGCGACACACCCCGCCAACGAGGCACCGCTCTCAGCGCCCGTCGAGCTGCAAAACCGGCATCGGCGGGCGCTGACGCGTTTGTACGACACGCGTGTGGAGGCCAACCTCTTTCAGCTCTGCTGGCTGGAGAGTCACGGGGTTGAGGCGCATGCCCGCGGCCAGTTCACCTTCTGGGGACTCTTCGACGCCGAGCGAGAGTTACAGGCCGCCGCCCTCGATCTGGCCGGGCGGCTGGTGATGGTGGAAGCTCACGATCCCTCGCGATGCAGTGAGTTCGGCGCGTTCTTTCTGCGCCGGGGCACCTACTTTCAGCACATCGTCTCTCGCCGCGCCTGCGCGGAAGCGTTCTGGAGGACGTACAGCGCGGAGTCGAGCGTTCAGGCGCGTCTGATTCAGCACCAGCAGCTCTATGTGCTCACACCGGCCGAGCTGGCCGGTGGCGGCGAGCCCTCCGGCCTGCGTCGCGCTCGCCAGGATGAGCTTGAGGCGATCTTTCTGGCAAGCGCGCGCATGCACCGCGAGGAGACGCTCGAAGATCCCCTGGAGCGCGACCCGGAGGGCTTTCGCAGGCATGTGCGCTACCGCATTGAGAACGGTCGCACCTTCAGCTGGTTTGACGATCGTCGCCTGCTTTTTAAGGCCGACATCTCCACCCGGGGCTCACTCGGCGCGCAGATCTCGGGGGTGTACACCGACCCCTTGCACCGCAATCAGGGCATCGCCACCCGGGCGATGCGCGACCTCTGCGCCCTGCTCTTCGCCCAGGGACTTCCGCGTATCACCCTCTACGTCAACGAGAGCAATGAGGCGGCCTGCCGGGTTTACCGGCGCGTGGGGTTTCGGTATTGCGAGCCCTACCAGACGGTATTTATTGCCGATTGA
- a CDS encoding serine/threonine protein kinase, producing the protein MIIGNYRIGRVLARGGMATVYRGVYRPTGMPVAIKVLSEESARDEVLVYRMHQEARIQNMLGRQHPGIVTCYEPLVVKGRPAMVLEFVPGRAIADILDEEVEVVDPLVAIDIAIQALDALAYAHHHGVVHRDIKSENIMVTPEGRVKIADFGVARAEVGSKNARVTESRDLVGTMVYMAPEQLTSPRTVDHRADLYSLGVTLYEMITGEVPFDGDEGYPLMKRIEQEQPADPRTLRDDLPDCLVEVVMRSLFKEPDERYYSAGEMEAALSRCRVAILRDRAEDAGPAAASRSRGGDPRCFEPTEPSPLPEPRAFGYLEDLSGRLVPGRILLRRAGLKIGRHPGRCDVVIPDDAVAPEHVMILPLEIGEVLLIDLLSPTGTRVDDREIARHVLRNDEVFTLAERWPFRFRVNTRS; encoded by the coding sequence GTGATCATCGGCAACTACAGAATCGGCCGCGTCCTGGCACGCGGAGGCATGGCGACGGTCTACCGCGGGGTCTACCGGCCCACGGGCATGCCGGTAGCCATCAAGGTGCTCAGCGAAGAGAGCGCCCGCGACGAGGTGCTCGTCTACCGCATGCACCAGGAAGCGCGCATTCAGAACATGCTCGGGCGCCAGCATCCGGGCATTGTGACCTGTTATGAGCCGCTGGTGGTCAAGGGCCGCCCGGCCATGGTGCTGGAGTTTGTGCCCGGCCGCGCCATCGCCGACATCCTCGATGAGGAGGTCGAGGTGGTCGATCCGCTGGTGGCCATCGACATCGCCATTCAGGCCCTCGATGCTCTGGCCTACGCCCACCATCACGGGGTGGTGCATCGCGACATCAAGAGCGAAAACATCATGGTCACCCCCGAGGGTCGCGTAAAAATCGCCGACTTCGGGGTGGCACGTGCCGAAGTGGGCAGCAAAAACGCCCGCGTGACCGAGTCGCGCGACCTGGTGGGCACCATGGTCTATATGGCGCCGGAGCAGCTCACCAGCCCGCGCACCGTCGACCACCGCGCCGACCTCTACAGCCTGGGCGTCACCCTCTACGAGATGATCACTGGCGAGGTGCCCTTTGATGGCGATGAGGGCTACCCGCTGATGAAGCGCATTGAGCAGGAGCAGCCCGCCGATCCGCGCACCCTGCGCGACGATCTTCCCGACTGCCTGGTTGAGGTGGTGATGCGCTCGCTCTTTAAAGAGCCCGACGAGCGCTATTACTCGGCCGGCGAGATGGAGGCCGCGCTGAGCCGCTGCCGGGTGGCGATCTTGCGCGATCGCGCCGAAGACGCCGGTCCCGCCGCAGCGAGCCGCTCCCGCGGCGGCGATCCGCGCTGCTTTGAACCCACGGAGCCCTCGCCGCTGCCGGAGCCGCGCGCCTTTGGCTATCTTGAAGATCTCTCCGGGAGACTTGTTCCCGGGCGCATTCTTCTGCGCCGCGCCGGGCTGAAGATTGGCCGGCACCCGGGGCGCTGCGACGTGGTGATCCCCGACGACGCGGTAGCTCCGGAGCATGTGATGATCCTGCCGCTGGAGATTGGCGAGGTGCTGCTCATCGATCTTCTCAGCCCGACGGGCACCCGTGTTGACGATCGGGAGATCGCGCGCCACGTGCTGCGCAACGATGAGGTGTTCACGCTGGCCGAGCGTTGGCCTTTTCGCTTCCGGGTTAACACACGCAGCTGA
- a CDS encoding calcium/sodium antiporter: MLIAVGLVLVGFVVLMLGAEVLVRGASGLALAMGITPLVVGLTVVALGTSAPEIAVSVGAALGGTGDLALGNVIGSNIFNVLFILGLSAIITPLVVHNAIVRRDVPVMIAASALVWWMARDGVLVRMEAVALCGGLVAYIVALLLEARANPEPLDAALVEAAAEHAASEGSTSPEDPVGGATWKARLLQVAMIPAGVGLLVLGAGWLVDGAKTIALGLGVSELVVGLTLVAAGTSLPEVATSVLAGLRGQRDLAVGNVIGSNIFNLLAVLGAAGVVSPQGLSVAAASLAFDLPLMVAVAVACLPIVFTSKRVDRWEGVVFMAFYLAFVLYVVFTATEQSYAADFKVAAFGFIGPLVLLTLGVLGLREWRFMKRRAEAEQASASAD, translated from the coding sequence ATGTTGATCGCGGTCGGGCTTGTGCTTGTGGGGTTTGTGGTGCTGATGCTCGGCGCCGAGGTGCTCGTGCGCGGAGCCTCGGGCTTGGCGCTGGCGATGGGGATCACTCCCCTGGTGGTGGGGCTGACCGTGGTGGCGCTGGGCACCAGCGCCCCGGAGATCGCGGTGAGTGTGGGCGCAGCGCTCGGCGGCACAGGCGATCTGGCGCTCGGCAACGTCATCGGATCCAACATCTTCAACGTACTCTTTATCCTGGGGCTCTCGGCGATCATCACGCCCCTGGTGGTGCACAACGCGATTGTGCGCCGCGACGTGCCGGTGATGATCGCCGCCTCGGCGCTGGTGTGGTGGATGGCCCGCGACGGCGTCCTTGTGCGCATGGAGGCCGTCGCGCTCTGCGGCGGGCTTGTCGCCTACATCGTCGCACTGCTCCTGGAAGCCCGCGCCAATCCTGAACCTCTCGATGCCGCGCTCGTCGAGGCGGCCGCCGAACACGCGGCATCCGAAGGATCCACGTCGCCCGAAGATCCGGTTGGTGGCGCCACCTGGAAAGCGCGTCTTTTACAGGTAGCGATGATCCCGGCCGGCGTGGGATTGCTTGTTCTGGGAGCGGGTTGGCTTGTCGACGGAGCAAAAACCATCGCGCTGGGATTGGGAGTGAGTGAGCTTGTGGTCGGGCTGACTTTGGTGGCCGCCGGCACCTCATTGCCAGAAGTCGCCACCTCGGTGCTCGCCGGGCTGCGCGGCCAGCGCGACCTGGCCGTGGGCAACGTCATCGGCTCCAACATCTTTAACCTGCTCGCGGTGCTGGGTGCGGCCGGGGTGGTAAGCCCGCAGGGCTTAAGTGTGGCGGCGGCCTCCCTGGCCTTCGACCTGCCCTTGATGGTGGCCGTGGCGGTGGCCTGCCTGCCGATCGTCTTCACCTCGAAGCGCGTCGATCGCTGGGAGGGGGTGGTGTTTATGGCCTTCTACCTGGCCTTTGTGCTCTATGTGGTCTTCACAGCCACCGAGCAGTCTTATGCCGCCGACTTCAAAGTTGCCGCCTTTGGCTTTATCGGGCCGCTGGTGCTGCTGACGCTCGGCGTGCTGGGGCTGCGCGAGTGGCGCTTTATGAAACGACGCGCGGAAGCCGAGCAGGCCAGCGCTTCCGCAGACTGA
- the tgt gene encoding tRNA guanosine(34) transglycosylase Tgt encodes MTDTTQEGAPSQALSFELKCTDGRARRGRVTVTHGSFETPAFMPVGTRGTVKGMTPRDLRETGAEICLGNTYHLNIAPGGKIVKKLGGLHGMMGWDAPILTDSGGFQVFSLPKLEIEEEGVTFAFKKGGKAIQLTPERSMQIQEALGADIIMAFDHVVAHPAPYQLAEEAVYRTSRWLERCRKAHTRTDQALFGIVQGSTFPNLRRLSVELICSQDLPGYAIGGLSVGEGHQLMMDTIDQTEPFMPAEKPRYLMGVGYPEDLVEAVARGVDMFDCVLPSRLARSGIIFTRHGRYRVTKGRYKADKFPLDTNCNCYACRNFSRAYVNHLINSKEILGSVLATLHNITFYQDLMRAMRQAIEEGRFESFRRAFLDEYLSDDRKEELDLEEVLGTSEHDADDLPWKTTHSVVPPTTVEENRRRSRRDAEVSAPEERMKEHKRASKGGARKGSKAGAKGQGKARRASSGRSQKSSKSSKSGRSKSGGKGSGSSSKFAKSKSSKNSKNSGSGKPK; translated from the coding sequence ATGACCGATACCACGCAGGAAGGCGCGCCCTCGCAGGCGCTCAGTTTTGAACTTAAATGCACCGACGGGCGCGCGCGCCGGGGGCGAGTGACCGTGACCCACGGAAGCTTCGAGACGCCGGCGTTTATGCCCGTGGGCACGCGCGGCACGGTCAAGGGCATGACGCCCCGCGATCTTCGGGAGACCGGCGCCGAGATTTGTCTGGGAAATACCTACCACCTCAACATCGCGCCGGGTGGAAAGATCGTCAAGAAGCTCGGCGGTCTTCACGGCATGATGGGCTGGGATGCGCCCATTCTCACCGACTCCGGCGGCTTCCAGGTCTTCTCGCTGCCCAAGCTCGAGATCGAGGAAGAGGGCGTAACCTTTGCGTTCAAAAAAGGCGGCAAAGCCATTCAGCTGACGCCCGAACGCAGCATGCAGATTCAGGAGGCGCTCGGAGCCGACATCATCATGGCTTTTGACCATGTGGTCGCTCACCCCGCTCCCTACCAGCTGGCCGAGGAGGCGGTGTACCGCACCTCGCGCTGGCTGGAGCGCTGCCGCAAGGCGCACACCCGCACCGACCAGGCGCTCTTCGGGATTGTGCAGGGCTCGACCTTCCCCAACCTGCGCCGTCTTTCGGTGGAGCTTATCTGCTCGCAGGACCTGCCCGGCTACGCCATCGGCGGGCTCTCGGTGGGGGAGGGCCACCAGCTGATGATGGACACCATCGATCAGACAGAGCCCTTTATGCCGGCCGAAAAACCGCGCTACCTGATGGGCGTGGGCTACCCCGAAGATCTGGTGGAGGCGGTGGCCCGCGGCGTCGATATGTTTGACTGCGTGCTTCCCAGCCGCCTGGCGCGCTCGGGCATCATCTTTACGCGTCACGGGCGCTACCGGGTGACCAAGGGGCGCTACAAGGCCGATAAGTTCCCGCTGGATACCAACTGCAACTGCTACGCCTGCCGCAACTTCAGCCGCGCCTACGTCAACCACCTGATCAACTCCAAAGAGATCCTGGGCTCGGTGCTGGCCACCCTGCACAACATCACCTTTTACCAGGATCTGATGCGGGCGATGCGTCAGGCCATCGAAGAGGGGCGCTTTGAGAGTTTTCGGCGCGCCTTCCTCGACGAATATCTTTCGGACGACCGCAAAGAAGAGCTCGACCTGGAGGAGGTGCTCGGCACGAGCGAGCACGACGCCGACGATCTTCCCTGGAAGACCACCCACTCGGTGGTTCCACCCACCACCGTCGAGGAGAACCGCCGGCGCTCTCGCCGCGACGCCGAGGTCAGCGCCCCGGAGGAGCGGATGAAGGAGCATAAACGCGCCTCCAAAGGCGGTGCTCGCAAGGGCTCCAAAGCCGGAGCGAAGGGCCAGGGCAAAGCCCGCCGCGCCTCTTCGGGACGCTCACAGAAGTCCTCAAAGTCTTCGAAATCCGGCAGGTCGAAGTCGGGTGGCAAGGGCTCGGGGAGCTCGTCGAAGTTTGCGAAGTCTAAGAGTTCCAAAAACTCCAAAAACTCCGGGTCGGGTAAGCCCAAATAA
- a CDS encoding transglycosylase SLT domain-containing protein — MNEHITANLQKSRVAQRSQPGRFARLIGLALVVCGVVFAAPVMAQDEPPAELVADYQRWRAEIETEPARVLEELEDAPSFGPVEELRQHLVADAAIAAGRLDVAVEALAWLFDNSQDGTDRFAAGMDRAELLVLLGREDQARAQLDDLGRAEPEGRRADSRHLAARRARLRHDLALAAGQGEAASSYARALLTRYPAEDATRRPGLSVSVNELDDAAKVRRGLALYEAWDYAEARTALEPFADHDEHAATVRWHLADIALNRLRDDPVLAEELYGELAAGRTRFAEAAHYQYARAQMRQERYDDALDTLEGYQARYPRGTWSEAVDYYRGWLPYDHRENERAIKGFEQYIDKRGYRTARSSLVIGFWAWAHMRQQEWQKAIEVYERLHRYGNMLVEGKALYWQAYAHLQLEEREEAIARLDRLRQRYPVTYYGMLGEQLRAMIEGNDPTASKVWWPEGAGKADDSPRVDIDDLPLSRLSPADRERWQKVRWFVAFGEPERAREAFLAMRRRVFAAVPAGQQREWIHALGQYVGDYHTMWNEVTGGSISAMPRLPDTAALETVMAYPRAYRQVVETATAEFDLPPELMWGIMRQESRYRPGQISHTDAVGALQMIPATARRIAEELQVDYNVRTFHRPEVGFRFSAFYMRRLLDVFEQRVVLMAGAYNSGPDVIKRWVEKNPEGDFAGLIEEFEYNEGRNYARKVTEHMLRYLYIYEDDAERRGMWLDRMFPLDRAIELPDDVGY; from the coding sequence TTGAATGAGCACATCACAGCGAATCTGCAAAAATCGCGCGTCGCACAACGCTCGCAGCCCGGGCGTTTTGCCAGGTTGATCGGGCTGGCCCTCGTTGTTTGCGGCGTGGTTTTTGCCGCGCCGGTGATGGCGCAAGACGAGCCGCCGGCCGAGCTTGTGGCGGACTACCAACGCTGGCGCGCCGAGATCGAGACCGAGCCCGCCCGGGTGCTTGAGGAGCTTGAAGACGCCCCGAGTTTTGGGCCGGTGGAGGAGCTTCGCCAGCACCTGGTGGCAGACGCCGCCATCGCTGCGGGCCGACTCGATGTGGCGGTCGAAGCGCTGGCCTGGCTCTTTGATAACTCGCAGGACGGCACCGATCGTTTTGCGGCGGGCATGGACCGGGCCGAGCTGTTGGTGCTCCTGGGCCGTGAGGACCAGGCTCGAGCGCAGCTCGACGACTTAGGAAGAGCGGAGCCCGAAGGGCGACGCGCGGATTCGCGGCATCTGGCCGCGCGCCGCGCCCGGCTGCGCCATGATTTGGCCCTGGCCGCAGGCCAGGGTGAGGCGGCAAGCTCTTACGCGCGCGCGCTCCTGACGCGCTATCCGGCCGAAGATGCCACGCGCCGCCCGGGCTTAAGTGTGAGCGTCAACGAGCTTGATGACGCTGCTAAAGTGCGCCGCGGTCTGGCCCTCTATGAGGCCTGGGATTACGCGGAGGCCCGCACCGCGCTTGAACCTTTTGCCGATCACGACGAACACGCCGCCACCGTGCGCTGGCACCTGGCCGACATTGCGCTCAACCGCCTCCGCGACGATCCCGTACTCGCCGAAGAACTCTACGGCGAGCTCGCCGCCGGACGCACACGCTTCGCTGAAGCCGCACATTACCAGTACGCCCGCGCCCAGATGCGCCAGGAGCGCTACGACGACGCCCTCGACACCCTGGAAGGCTACCAGGCCCGCTACCCCCGCGGCACCTGGTCGGAAGCGGTGGATTATTACCGCGGCTGGCTCCCCTACGATCACCGCGAGAATGAGCGGGCCATCAAGGGTTTTGAGCAGTACATCGACAAACGCGGCTACCGCACCGCGCGCTCCTCGCTGGTCATCGGGTTCTGGGCCTGGGCGCATATGCGCCAGCAGGAGTGGCAAAAAGCCATCGAGGTCTACGAGCGCCTGCACCGCTACGGAAACATGCTCGTCGAGGGCAAGGCGCTCTACTGGCAGGCCTACGCCCACCTGCAGCTCGAGGAGCGTGAGGAGGCCATCGCCCGCCTCGATCGCCTGCGCCAGCGCTACCCGGTGACCTACTACGGGATGCTTGGCGAGCAGCTCCGCGCAATGATTGAGGGCAACGACCCCACCGCCTCAAAAGTGTGGTGGCCCGAAGGCGCGGGCAAGGCCGATGACAGCCCGCGGGTCGACATCGACGATCTTCCACTCAGCCGTCTCAGCCCCGCCGACCGGGAGCGCTGGCAGAAAGTGCGCTGGTTTGTGGCCTTCGGCGAGCCGGAGCGGGCGCGTGAGGCCTTTTTAGCGATGCGCCGCCGCGTCTTTGCTGCGGTGCCCGCCGGGCAGCAGCGCGAGTGGATTCACGCGCTCGGGCAGTACGTGGGCGACTACCACACGATGTGGAATGAGGTCACCGGTGGATCCATCTCGGCGATGCCGCGCCTTCCCGATACCGCCGCGCTGGAGACGGTGATGGCCTACCCGCGCGCTTACCGCCAGGTGGTGGAGACGGCCACCGCCGAGTTCGATCTTCCGCCGGAGCTGATGTGGGGCATCATGCGCCAGGAGTCGCGCTACCGCCCCGGCCAGATCTCGCACACCGACGCGGTGGGGGCCCTGCAGATGATCCCGGCCACCGCGCGCCGCATCGCCGAGGAGCTTCAGGTCGACTACAACGTGCGCACCTTCCACCGGCCGGAGGTCGGCTTTCGCTTCAGTGCGTTTTATATGCGCCGGCTCCTCGATGTCTTTGAGCAGCGCGTGGTCTTGATGGCCGGCGCCTACAACTCCGGTCCCGACGTCATCAAGCGCTGGGTGGAGAAGAACCCCGAGGGCGATTTTGCCGGGCTTATCGAGGAGTTCGAGTACAACGAGGGCCGCAACTACGCGCGCAAAGTCACCGAGCATATGCTGCGTTACCTCTACATCTACGAAGACGACGCCGAGCGACGCGGGATGTGGCTCGACCGGATGTTCCCGCTCGACCGGGCGATCGAGCTTCCGGATGATGTAGGTTATTAA
- a CDS encoding NAD(P)H-binding protein, with the protein MNEGSKKSAFVAGATGYTGQQVVRILAEQGVDVVAHVRPDSSSLERWRETFEGWGARVDTTAWEQGAMTATLSELRPDLVYCLIGTTRARDKATDEDAGYEAIDFGLTDLLVGACAAGSPESRFVYLSAMGVSASSASAYYKARWKAEESVRASGLSYIIARPGLITGPDRDESRPMERVAGVVSGAIFKGLSAVGADKLHDRYAPTDAVELATALVRRALEATDDQAVLETPELRCGRL; encoded by the coding sequence ATGAACGAAGGATCGAAAAAGAGCGCGTTTGTGGCCGGGGCCACCGGCTACACCGGTCAGCAGGTCGTGCGCATTCTGGCGGAGCAGGGCGTCGACGTGGTGGCGCATGTGCGCCCCGACTCGTCGAGCCTGGAGCGCTGGCGCGAGACCTTTGAAGGGTGGGGCGCCCGGGTCGACACCACGGCCTGGGAGCAGGGGGCGATGACGGCCACGCTCAGTGAGCTGCGCCCCGATCTTGTGTATTGCCTCATTGGCACCACCCGCGCTCGCGACAAAGCGACCGACGAAGACGCCGGCTATGAGGCGATCGACTTTGGTCTGACCGATCTTCTGGTCGGGGCGTGCGCGGCGGGCTCGCCAGAGTCGCGTTTTGTGTATCTGTCGGCGATGGGCGTGAGCGCGTCGTCGGCGTCGGCCTACTACAAAGCGCGCTGGAAGGCCGAGGAGTCTGTGCGCGCGAGTGGGCTAAGCTACATCATCGCCCGGCCCGGACTTATCACCGGCCCGGACCGCGACGAGAGCCGCCCGATGGAGCGGGTCGCCGGGGTGGTGTCCGGGGCGATCTTCAAAGGGCTGAGCGCGGTGGGTGCCGACAAACTCCACGATCGCTACGCCCCCACCGATGCCGTCGAGCTCGCCACGGCGCTTGTGCGCCGCGCGCTGGAAGCCACCGACGACCAGGCCGTGCTGGAGACCCCCGAGCTTCGCTGCGGCCGCCTCTGA
- a CDS encoding M23 family metallopeptidase, translated as MIRHLLPGVLFALLAAFVLPFVAARSAEATLPPSHHSHTQATPPLAELGQLELPWECSAAFRVTQTHDVGSHTGLGTWAFDFDLPVGTPVSAPADGEVRLVRDDSTRHGCGPEFAWDANYVVIDLKNGYDALLLHLDAGSVTVKPGDKVEAGQVVGRVGDSGWVCGTHLHFQVQRSCSSWWCQSVPAGFAEHPQPQTGQELSRPMCEAQPQMALAD; from the coding sequence ATGATTCGCCATCTCTTGCCGGGCGTGCTCTTCGCCCTGCTGGCCGCGTTTGTGCTGCCTTTTGTCGCAGCGCGAAGCGCCGAGGCCACCCTGCCCCCCTCGCATCATTCCCATACACAGGCCACCCCGCCGCTGGCGGAGCTCGGGCAATTGGAGCTCCCCTGGGAGTGTTCGGCGGCGTTTCGGGTCACCCAGACCCACGACGTGGGAAGCCACACCGGGCTTGGCACCTGGGCCTTTGATTTCGATCTTCCGGTGGGCACTCCGGTGAGCGCGCCGGCCGATGGCGAAGTCCGGCTTGTGCGCGACGACTCCACCCGCCACGGCTGCGGTCCGGAGTTTGCCTGGGACGCCAACTACGTGGTCATCGATCTGAAAAACGGCTACGACGCGCTGCTTCTGCACCTGGACGCAGGCTCGGTCACCGTGAAACCCGGCGACAAAGTGGAGGCCGGGCAGGTGGTGGGGCGAGTGGGGGATTCGGGCTGGGTGTGCGGCACGCATCTGCATTTTCAGGTGCAGCGCAGCTGCTCGAGCTGGTGGTGCCAGTCGGTGCCGGCGGGCTTTGCGGAGCATCCGCAGCCGCAGACCGGCCAGGAGCTCAGCCGCCCGATGTGCGAGGCCCAGCCGCAGATGGCGCTGGCCGACTGA